From a single Stomoxys calcitrans chromosome 4, idStoCalc2.1, whole genome shotgun sequence genomic region:
- the LOC106083179 gene encoding general odorant-binding protein 28a: MAKYLVTLAVLCVIGAVLVRGELDKNAIIADFMAKAEVCKGETGGKDADVAEIAGKKPASTPEGKCMRSCLMKKYEVMDANGKMDKAVAMKHAEVLSDGDAKMLAIADEVVATCAALGVSGDHCEAAEEYLKCFKEQAMAHGVDDIDF; the protein is encoded by the exons atggCAAAGTATTTAGTGACATTGGCAGTTTTGTGTGTTATTGGAGCTGTCCTAGTCCGTGGAGAACTTGATAAGAATGCTATCATAGCTGATTTCATGGCTAAGGCTGAGGTGTGCAAAGGCGAGACTGGTGGCAAGGATG ccgatgttgccgaaattgcaGGAAAAAAACCAGCATCCACTCCCGAAGGCAAGTGTATGCGTTCATGCCTTATGAAAAAATATGAAGTG ATGGACGCCAATGGTAAAATGGATAAAGCCGTTGCCATGAAACATGCTGAGGTGTTATCGGATGGTGATGCCAAAATGTTGGCAATAGCCGATGAAGTTGTCGCAACTTGCGCTGCCCTAGGAGTATCGGGAGACCATTGTGAAGCTGCAGAGGAATATCTGAAATGCTTTAAGGAGCAGGCTATGGCCCATGGTGTTGATGatattgatttttaa
- the LOC106083189 gene encoding general odorant-binding protein 28a, translated as MAKCIITVSVLCVLAAVAVRGEVDKKAAMADFVAKSDSCKAEVGAKEADVAEMMAKKPASSTEGKCLRSCVMKMYEVMDSQGKFVSSVALQHAETYSDGAADQMKMAQEIIDACSGIAVPSDHCEAAEEYGKCFMEQAKAHGLSEFKM; from the exons ATGGCTAAATGTATCATAACAGTGTCTGTCTTATGCGTTTTGGCAGCTGTTGCAGTTCGCGGTGAAGTTGATAAAAAGGCTGCCATGGCCGATTTTGTGGCTAAATCAGACTCATGTAAAGCTGAAGTGGGTGCCAAGGAAG CTGATGTAGCTGAGATGATGGCCAAAAAGCCCGCTTCCTCTACTGAAGGTAAATGCTTGCGTTCATGTGTTATGAAAATGTATGAAGTG ATGGATTCCCAGGGCAAATTTGTCTCATCTGTTGCTTTGCAACACGCTGAAACATATTCAGATGGTGCTGCAGATCAAATGAAGATGGCTCAAGAAATTATTGATGCCTGCTCTGGTATTGCTGTGCCATCGGATCACTGTGAAGCTGCTGAAGAATATGGCAAATGTTTTATGGAACAAGCCAAGGCACATGGTCTTTCCgaatttaaaatgtaa
- the LOC106083246 gene encoding general odorant-binding protein 28a, which translates to MAKLFLILATVLCVLAALGVQALDKDEAVAKLMSTAEECKKEVNAKDSDLEEMAARKPASTKEGKCLRACLMKKFEVMNSNGKFVPEVAEKHAAKMTDGSADRLKMAREIINACANIEVSSDHCEAAEQYGKCFKDQADAHGIKEDYKF; encoded by the exons ATGGCGAAATTATTCCTTATTTTGGCTACTGTACTGTGTGTTCTTGCTGCTTTGGGTGTCCAAGCCCTTGATAAGGATGAAGCTGTTGCCAAACTCATGAGCACCGCTGAGGAATGTAAAAAGGAAGTTAATGCCAAGGATT CCGATTTGGAAGAGATGGCTGCCCGTAAACCAGCCTCCACCAAGGAGGGCAAATGTCTGCGTGCATGCCTCATGAAAAAATTCGAAGTG ATGAATTCCAATGGTAAATTTGTTCCAGAGGTTGCTGAAAAGCATGCTGCCAAAATGACTGATGGCTCTGCTgatagacttaaaatggccCGTGAAATTATCAATGCCTGTGCCAACATTGAAGTCTCCTCTGATCATTGCGAAGCAGCTGAACAATACGGAAAATGTTTCAAAGATCAAGCTGATGCCCATGGCATTAAAGAAgattataaattttaa